The sequence TGAAGAGTTGCGTCTGTTTCTCTCAACTGGCCATCCTCATGATTCTGAGAGAGACTATGCTGCCCTTGTGCAGCAATATGAAGACAAGATGGGGTCGTCTGACTCGATGTTGGTCTTCAGTCCAGAGGGCCTGTTGCTCCTCTCGCTCTACAAAGAGCTAGAAGGACTGAAGCGCATCCGATCGGATGATCTCGGCTACGTTCGCTCTCCTACCAGGGAGCTTACGTTCTTCATGCTCTCTTGGAAGAGTGAGGTGGAGAAGGAGATCGGTAGGGCTCTTGAATCCTTTAGGGATCTTATGTAATATGTCCTTCTCTGTTTCCTGAAAATAAACAAATCTATTTTGCGCATTATCTGCTTTTATGAATCAATAAGCAATAAAGTTACGTCACATCACACATTAAACGAGATATCATCGAGAAGGAAAACAGATATTGATGAAGACAGATCACTGTTTGCAAATAAGAACTATTTTGAGCTTTTAGATAAATTCAAGAGTGCACAAATATCGATAATGTATGCTTATCAACAGTCTGAGCCAATATCTCTTTCGGATTTTCTCGAAGATAAATCAGTAGGTACTGTTGGCATTCATGACCTTTGGCCTTTGGTAttctttgcctataaatactgTGATGTAAACAAGTAAATAGATCATAGCTTCGTTGAAACAAtaacaaataacaaaaaaaataatggatGAATCAGATTTCGAAAGACGAAAGTCCATCTACAGAAGTAGAGTTGTGGAAAAAGGCATGAGCGTGTGGTATATGATTGAAGCCATTCGTCGTCAACATCGTTCAAGTGTTGTGCCTCTTAGGCCGGGCCTTGCTTCAGGGTTGATATGGTGCAAGCGTTGCTTGCGAACCCAGAGCACTGATGTGGTGCTAAGGCCATCTGCTATTCGACTCATGATGTTGTTGGCAGAAAGAGACGAGATGCAGAACATCTGTTTCGAGGATGACGTCTGCAATGGTCAAGGCTCGCTCTCCGTATGGATGATAGAGTGAAGTCATGAAATGAGAAGCAGAATTTTTGCGGCCCATGCTGACTTCAGACTCACTAGGGGTTAGGGTTAAGCACTCCATGTAATGAAAGtatttaaaagaaataaacgATTATTCCCCCTAAACTTATGCTTGtcttaatttaaatcaattaaaccaagaatattgcaaaaataagaaaacttagcgtccggcaATGGCTTGGTGAAAATATCTACTTCCTGCTAGTCAGTAGATACGTAGATCATTTGAATCTCCTTTTTGAGTACGTGTTCACGAATGAAATGATGGCGCACATCAATGTTCTTGGTTCTGGAATGCATCACTGGATTTTGAGTGATTGCAATAGCACTCGTGTTGTCACAAAATATAGGAGCTTCATTTGACTTGATTCCATAGTCCCTaagttgttgttgtatccaCAGTATTTGAGCACAGCAACTGCCAGCTGCAAGATATTCTTCTTCAGCAGTAGAGGTGGCAATTGATGTTTGCTTCTTACTGAACCATGAAATAAGTCTATCTCCCAAAAATTGACACGATCTGCTAGTGCTTTTTCTGTCAATCttgcaacctgcataatctgcatctgaatagccaacaaGGTTAAATTCTGAGTCTTTggaataccaaagacccacatttgtAGTGCCTTTAAGATATTTAATAATCCTCTTGGCTGCGATGTAATGCGATTTCttgggtgctgcttgaaatcttgcacacaaACATACAGCAAACATAATATCTGGTCTACTGGCCGTAAGATAAAGTAATGAACCGATTAGACCTCGATATATAGTTAACTCAACTGGTGCTCCTGCTtcatctttgtcaagtttaataGAAGCACTCATAGGTGTAGAAATGTCAGAGCAattctccataccaaacttcTTCATAAGTTCTTTGGTGTACTTAGTTTGATTTATGAAGATGTCATTATCCAGCTGCTTGACTTGTAGTCCAaggaaaaaatttaattctcccatcatgctcatttcaaactgttcctgcatcatcttagaataTTCTCTCATAGGCAAGGATTAGTTGATCCAAATataatatcatctacatatattTGAACGAGTAAAATGTGATCTTCTTTAACAAACATAAAAAGAGTCTTATCGACTGTTCCTATAGTAAAGGCATGATCTAATAGGAATTGTGATAAcgtatcataccatgcacggggtgcttgttttaagccataaagagctttatcaagcttaaaaaCAAAATTAGGAGTTAAAGAGTTGATAAAACCTTATGGTTGTTCAACATAtacttcttcttgaagtagaccattgagaaaAGCTGACTTGACATACATTTGATATACTTTGAAGTTTTTGTAAGCAGCATAGGCAAGGAATATTCTGATAGCCTCAAGCCTTGCTACTGGAGAGAATGATTCGTCAAATTCAATGCCTtcctcttgtctgaatccttgagcaaccagTCGGGCTTTATTTCTTACCACTGTCCCATCCTCATTCAATTTGTTGCGAAACACCCATCGGGTGCCtatgatgtttttatttgtcgGTCGAGGGACTATATTCCACACTTTGTTTCTAGTGAATTGATTTAGTTCTTCttgcattgcttcaatccaCCTAGCATCTTGTAATGCTTCATCTATGTGTTTGGGCTCTAGCTGTGaaatgaaagctgcatgcaataACCCATCAATCAGTTGATTACGTGTACGAATAGGTGCTGTAGGGTTACCGATGACCAGATCAGGTGGATGATTTTTATTCCACAGAAGATTTGGTCCGAGAGGATTTGCGCCTGTTTGAGTATCTTCCTCATCCCTGATTGCGTTGTTAGGTTCAATAGCACCCTCTCCGATTATCGGTTCGTCATTGATGTGATCTACTCCTCCCTCATTGGGTTGAATAATCTCTTCTGCTTGCTCATCTCTTGTGTTAGGAGGGTCATCACTATCACTTTCATCCTGTAGAACGGTTGATTTCAGCCTGCTGGCTAAATCTTGAATGTCAGTTTGAAAATTTTCTGCACATACAGtagtttcatcaaaaataacatgaatggatTCCTCTATAGTCAGTGATCTTTTATTGAACACTCTATAAGCTCGGCTGACTGAGGAAAATCCAACAAATATTCCTTCATCTGCTTTTGCATCAAAAGCTGTCAGGCGATGTTTTCCATTATCATGAATATAACAAACACaaccaaatactttaaaatacaAGACAtcgggttttgtgccattctagatctcatatggtgttttgttgtgtctcttgttaatcatagatctgttttgagtgtaACATGTTGTGTTAATTGCTTCTGCCCAGAGTCTTTGAGATACAttggaatcagcaatcatagttctagctGCCTCCTTAAGAGTTCGATTTCTTCATTCAGCAACCTCGTTTCGCTGTGGGGTCCGAGCAGCAGATAACTATGATTGATGCCTTGGTCATCTAGATAGGATTCAAGGgttttgtttaaaaactcagtgCCTCTACCACTCCTGATCATGTCTATCCCAGTATGTTTCTCATTTTGCAtacatttgaaaatttttatcagGTGAGTAGCAGTTTGATATTTGGATGATAAGAAAATTACCCAAGTAAACCGAAAGTAATCATCCACAATCACTAaggtatatctcattccccctaagcttctgattggtataggaccaaacagATCCATATGTAACAGATccaagcatttggaagaagatgagcatcctttgtttttaaaagagGCTCTCACCTGTTTGCCCTGCTGACAAGCAGAGCAAACTCTATCTATTTTAAAATCACCTTTGGGCAAGCCAAGAACCAACTCATGTTTACTCAGATGCTTAATGGACTTGAAATTTAAATGGTTGAGCCGTTTATGCCATAACCACTGCTTATCATTCTGAGCAACAAAACAAGTAGGAACTATCGGTTGTTTACTTTGCCAATTCAGCCTATACGTGTTTTGTTCTCTTATTTCGGTTAGCATAATATCGTCGTTGCTAGATTTGATCATGCAAGAATGTTTAAGAAATTCAACAGTATaaccattgtcacatagttgactgatgctgatcagaTTATAACATAAGTTATCAACGAGCAATACGTCATTAATGATAAAGTTACCAtgagtaatcttacccttacccacggtcttaccCTTCGAGTTATCACCAAAAATAATCTTAGGCCCTTTGTAATGCATGATATCGTATAGTAAATCTTTGTTTCCAGTCATGTGTCTGGAACATCCGCTATCAAGATACCACATTGACCTTTCTGTTGCACTATTCTTCTCGACTGGTTTTACTGATAGTACCTGTAAGAAGAATGTACAACCATGGtacccttatctatttgggtccaaaTTGGATTAGACCTTTTGGAACCCACACCTGAATTACTCTAATGGTTTTACCCGTGTGAGTGTTTACAAAGTGAGTCGGTCAAGGTACACGATGTGAATTTGTGTGTGATCTAGGCTTTACAGTGTACTGTTTGATCTTCTGATCTGTGTTATTCAGTCTATATCATTTTTGAATAGGCTTGCAATTGAAGTGGTGGTTATGTGTCACCCAATGATTCCTGTACTTGAGTggacttggttcaaa comes from Henckelia pumila isolate YLH828 chromosome 4, ASM3356847v2, whole genome shotgun sequence and encodes:
- the LOC140862298 gene encoding secreted RxLR effector protein 161-like, producing the protein MKKFGMENCSDISTPMSASIKLDKDEAGAPVELTIYRGLIGSLLYLTASRPDIMFAVCLCARFQAAPKKSHYIAAKRIIKYLKGTTNVGLWYSKDSEFNLVGYSDADYAGCKIDRKSTSRSCQFLGDRLISWFSKKQTSIATSTAEEEYLAAGSCCAQILWIQQQLRDYGIKSNEAPIFCDNTSAIAITQNPVMHSRTKNIDVRHHFIREHVLKKEIQMIYVSTD